In Horticoccus luteus, the following proteins share a genomic window:
- a CDS encoding ABC transporter permease, with translation MKLWNRFSTLFARRRLEREMSEEIRAHIDGLTERNIAAGLSPEEARYAALRTFGGVEQIKEQARDVRGWRWFDETLQDLRFALRMMRKSPGVTFTAVLTLTLGMGVNAALFSFYDFVILQPLPSRQPNELVDIQARNEQVPGRIDPRFSYPDYLDYCAGTQTFSDIVAVAPLRAYLPEETPAVIGSPQESTTRGISLQAVSGNYFPGLGGEIALGRGFLPGEAGLHSGRPVMVLSHLFWETHLHKDAKVLGTTLAIRDLDGKKRETAYTIIGVAAPSFLGQSADTPAAWIPLTANPAELGDRLRPLVSLTGRMKAGVSPPQAKADLDAIARRLEQQYPAERRPTSVHLAPGMMLVDSEYLTKVLMPMSPILLGFALTLVIACLNVANLFLARGITRQHEIGVRLALGAGRGRIVRQLFAENFLLCGLGAVAAMLLAIWTLQGLRPIAMSAFADLPEVRNYLGTIQIGLDWRIIGFGALLAAVAGLTAGLVPALHSVRRDGVFALKREGSALGRKMTPPRLRALLLVSQVAVCLTLLSVSGLMTGKLMKMDRSDSGLSMERVYQMKASDTAGAGTLLAQDPLGAIETLRTLPGVASACLVSEIPMRKPGDNFSGINVKIADGKPQGFAYSRVSAGFFETCGVPVLRGRAFTPREVVNGADVVIVSETAAERLWPGEDAVGKFLSVDVATLDRESGQPAPETNQNFRPYAVIGVAGGIRNNWSQNDRKQLLWFPPSAKRVSGSILVRLQTDSRAVLPGVERMAAAAGVPLEFKEKLATIVDRSLWPFRAFARFSSVLSGLALIMATIGLYGMMAFGVNQRVHEIGVRMALGATAERVTALFVRQGMRLVAWGTAVGLGAGTAFAVLLGKALPGAGFAGDMMFRGVVFAVVTAFLFTVALLACWLPARRAAKVDPMEALRCE, from the coding sequence ATGAAGCTCTGGAACAGATTCAGCACCCTCTTCGCGCGCCGCCGGCTCGAACGCGAAATGTCCGAGGAGATTCGAGCCCACATCGACGGGTTGACTGAACGCAACATCGCAGCGGGCCTTTCGCCCGAGGAAGCGCGTTACGCCGCACTGCGCACGTTCGGCGGCGTGGAGCAGATCAAAGAGCAGGCGCGGGATGTGCGCGGATGGCGTTGGTTCGACGAGACACTCCAAGACCTGCGCTTCGCTCTGCGCATGATGAGGAAGTCGCCGGGCGTTACTTTCACCGCAGTGCTGACACTCACGCTCGGCATGGGAGTGAACGCGGCTTTGTTTTCATTCTACGATTTTGTCATCTTGCAGCCGTTGCCGAGTCGCCAGCCCAACGAACTCGTCGATATTCAGGCGCGCAATGAACAAGTGCCCGGGCGGATCGACCCGCGCTTTTCCTATCCGGACTATCTCGATTATTGTGCGGGCACCCAGACGTTCTCCGACATCGTCGCGGTCGCGCCGCTGAGGGCGTATTTGCCGGAGGAGACTCCGGCGGTGATCGGTTCGCCGCAGGAATCAACGACTAGGGGGATTTCGCTGCAGGCGGTTTCAGGAAACTACTTCCCGGGCTTAGGCGGAGAGATTGCGCTGGGACGTGGGTTCCTGCCTGGAGAAGCAGGTCTGCATTCCGGGCGACCGGTGATGGTGTTGAGTCATCTGTTTTGGGAGACTCATCTGCATAAGGACGCCAAGGTGCTCGGCACGACGCTCGCGATCCGGGATTTAGACGGCAAGAAACGCGAGACCGCCTACACGATCATCGGAGTCGCCGCTCCGAGTTTTCTAGGCCAGTCGGCCGATACTCCGGCGGCCTGGATACCTTTGACGGCAAACCCGGCGGAGCTCGGCGACCGCCTGCGGCCGTTGGTTTCGCTGACGGGACGCATGAAAGCGGGCGTATCGCCGCCGCAGGCCAAAGCGGATCTGGACGCGATCGCGCGACGTTTGGAGCAACAATACCCGGCGGAAAGGCGGCCCACCTCGGTTCACCTTGCCCCGGGTATGATGTTGGTCGACTCCGAGTACCTAACGAAGGTGCTGATGCCCATGTCGCCCATCCTGCTGGGGTTCGCTCTGACTCTCGTGATCGCCTGCTTGAACGTGGCCAACCTTTTCCTCGCTCGCGGAATCACCCGCCAACACGAAATCGGAGTGCGACTGGCCCTCGGGGCGGGGCGCGGACGCATCGTGCGCCAGCTCTTCGCGGAGAATTTTCTTCTTTGTGGATTGGGCGCGGTCGCGGCGATGCTGCTGGCCATCTGGACGCTGCAAGGGCTGCGGCCGATAGCGATGTCGGCCTTCGCCGATCTGCCCGAGGTGCGAAACTATCTGGGCACGATTCAGATCGGCTTGGACTGGCGGATCATTGGCTTTGGCGCGCTCTTGGCGGCGGTCGCCGGGCTGACGGCCGGACTGGTGCCGGCGTTGCATTCGGTGCGCCGCGACGGCGTCTTTGCGCTCAAGCGCGAGGGTTCGGCATTGGGGCGGAAAATGACTCCCCCGCGCTTGCGTGCGCTTCTCCTCGTTAGTCAGGTCGCGGTCTGTCTCACGCTGCTCTCCGTCTCAGGCCTTATGACGGGCAAGCTCATGAAAATGGACCGCTCCGACTCGGGTCTATCGATGGAGAGGGTTTATCAGATGAAAGCCTCCGACACGGCTGGTGCCGGGACTCTGTTGGCCCAGGATCCTCTGGGGGCGATTGAAACGCTGCGCACGCTTCCCGGGGTGGCTTCGGCGTGCTTGGTGTCGGAGATTCCGATGCGCAAGCCGGGCGACAATTTTTCGGGAATTAATGTGAAAATTGCCGACGGAAAACCACAAGGGTTCGCCTACAGCCGGGTTTCGGCGGGCTTTTTCGAGACGTGCGGGGTGCCCGTGCTGCGCGGCCGCGCCTTTACCCCGCGCGAAGTGGTAAATGGCGCGGATGTTGTGATCGTGAGCGAAACAGCCGCGGAACGCTTGTGGCCGGGAGAAGATGCCGTGGGCAAGTTTCTGTCGGTCGATGTTGCGACGTTGGACCGCGAATCCGGGCAACCTGCTCCTGAGACCAACCAGAATTTCCGCCCGTATGCAGTCATCGGGGTGGCAGGCGGCATTCGGAACAACTGGTCGCAAAACGACCGGAAACAACTGCTATGGTTTCCTCCGTCGGCAAAGCGCGTGTCCGGGAGTATTCTCGTGCGTTTGCAGACGGATTCGCGCGCCGTGTTGCCTGGCGTGGAACGAATGGCGGCGGCAGCCGGCGTGCCGCTGGAATTCAAGGAGAAACTGGCGACGATCGTGGACCGGAGCCTGTGGCCATTTCGAGCGTTTGCGCGGTTCAGCAGTGTCTTGAGCGGTTTGGCGCTGATCATGGCAACCATCGGCCTTTACGGGATGATGGCGTTTGGTGTGAACCAACGGGTGCATGAAATCGGCGTGCGCATGGCGCTCGGCGCGACGGCGGAACGGGTCACCGCGCTGTTCGTGCGCCAGGGAATGCGACTCGTGGCGTGGGGCACAGCGGTGGGCCTCGGCGCGGGCACGGCGTTTGCGGTTCTGCTTGGCAAGGCGCTCCCCGGCGCAGGCTTCGCGGGAGATATGATGTTTCGCGGGGTGGTGTTTGCCGTGGTGACGGCATTCCTGTTCACCGTGGCTCTGCTCGCCTGCTGGTTGCCAGCGCGGCGCGCGGCAAAAGTTGATCCGATGGAAGCTCTGCGGTGCGAGTGA
- a CDS encoding PadR family transcriptional regulator encodes MAKIKPDLVYGTLDMLILKALQLEPRHGLAIADRIQQMSDEVLRVEQGSLYPALYRLEAQGWIKAEEGISESNRKARFYRLTAAGRKQLDAETQHWSRITAAINQVLAQA; translated from the coding sequence ATGGCCAAGATAAAACCCGATCTCGTTTACGGCACCCTCGACATGCTGATCCTGAAGGCGCTCCAACTCGAACCGCGGCACGGTCTGGCGATTGCCGACCGCATCCAGCAGATGTCCGACGAGGTCCTGCGCGTGGAGCAAGGTTCGCTCTATCCCGCCCTCTACCGCCTCGAAGCGCAGGGCTGGATCAAGGCCGAGGAAGGCATCTCCGAATCCAACCGCAAAGCCCGGTTCTACCGCCTGACCGCCGCCGGCCGCAAACAACTCGACGCGGAGACGCAGCATTGGTCGCGCATCACCGCCGCGATCAATCAAGTCCTCGCGCAAGCCTAG
- a CDS encoding tetratricopeptide repeat protein gives MSETSVKAARGRMICAVLLIGTLLLFARAWRHDFVNYDDPDYVTKNVHVQAGLTAESVRWAFATSDVSYWHPLTWLSHMADWQLYGDHPHGHHATSILIHAINAVLVFLVFRRLTGATWASALCAAVFAWHPLRAESVAWVAERKDVLSGFFALATLWAYAVFAQRRRDAAAGAWWFYGAALALFAGGLMSKPMLVTLPAVLLILDWWPLARVTKKRWVALLAEKVPFGVLSLAVSAITIHAQRAVGTLSEVLPPGARLANAVVAVARYVGKFFWPFDLAVLYPHPGFWPAGRVALAVLFFVAVTGIALWQMRRRPWVLAGWLFFLVSLLPASGVVQVGIQSMADRYTYLTMIGIAVAVIWTVREWVTSRGAAVTLATVVLVMLAARTWNQLAVWRDSLALFDHTLKVAPAGNYLAYNNRGLALFAAGRVDEALSDYRESLAINPTWMEANNNLGYTLAQTGHPAEAIPYYRKALAAKPDQPEVQNNLANALSDVGQLDEAVRLYEAVLARQPDHVNALNGLGVTLAMQGHLPEAVAKFEAALRVDPNSGSAHSNLGNAFAILGRRDEAIASYQRALAVRPDDAPTLNTLANVLEAAGRWPEAVATYRRAIAFAAVNPTAHANLGHALAQLGQRDEAIAELRIALQQKPDDAQARAWLAELERAKN, from the coding sequence ATGAGCGAGACTTCGGTGAAGGCGGCGCGAGGACGGATGATTTGTGCGGTGCTGTTGATCGGCACGCTGCTGCTGTTCGCCCGTGCGTGGCGGCACGACTTCGTCAACTACGACGATCCCGACTACGTGACGAAGAACGTCCACGTGCAGGCCGGGCTTACGGCGGAGAGCGTGCGGTGGGCGTTTGCGACGAGCGATGTCTCCTACTGGCATCCGCTCACGTGGTTGTCGCACATGGCGGACTGGCAGCTTTACGGCGACCATCCGCACGGGCACCACGCGACGAGCATTTTGATTCACGCGATCAACGCGGTGCTGGTGTTTCTGGTTTTCCGGCGGCTGACGGGGGCGACATGGGCGAGCGCGTTGTGCGCGGCGGTGTTTGCGTGGCATCCGTTGCGAGCGGAGTCGGTCGCGTGGGTGGCGGAGCGCAAGGATGTGCTCAGCGGTTTCTTCGCGCTGGCGACGTTGTGGGCTTACGCGGTGTTTGCGCAGCGGCGGCGGGACGCGGCGGCGGGGGCGTGGTGGTTTTATGGGGCGGCGCTGGCGTTGTTTGCCGGCGGATTGATGAGCAAGCCGATGCTGGTGACGCTCCCGGCGGTGTTGCTGATTCTGGATTGGTGGCCACTCGCGCGCGTGACGAAAAAGCGGTGGGTGGCATTGCTGGCGGAGAAGGTGCCGTTTGGCGTGCTGTCGCTCGCGGTGAGCGCGATCACGATTCACGCGCAGAGGGCGGTGGGCACGCTGTCGGAAGTGCTGCCGCCGGGGGCGCGGCTGGCGAACGCGGTGGTGGCGGTGGCGCGTTACGTGGGGAAGTTTTTCTGGCCGTTCGATCTTGCGGTGCTGTATCCGCATCCCGGTTTCTGGCCGGCGGGGCGGGTGGCGCTGGCGGTGCTGTTTTTCGTCGCGGTCACAGGTATCGCGCTATGGCAGATGCGGCGTCGGCCGTGGGTGCTGGCGGGGTGGTTGTTTTTTCTCGTCTCGTTGCTGCCGGCGAGCGGCGTGGTGCAGGTGGGCATTCAGTCCATGGCCGATCGCTACACTTATCTGACGATGATCGGTATCGCGGTGGCGGTGATCTGGACGGTGCGCGAGTGGGTCACGTCGCGCGGTGCGGCGGTGACGCTTGCGACGGTCGTGCTCGTGATGCTCGCGGCGCGCACGTGGAATCAACTCGCGGTTTGGCGCGACTCGCTGGCGTTGTTCGACCACACGCTGAAGGTGGCGCCGGCGGGGAATTATCTCGCTTACAACAACCGTGGGCTGGCGTTGTTTGCAGCCGGGCGAGTGGACGAGGCGTTGTCGGACTATCGGGAGTCGCTGGCGATCAACCCGACGTGGATGGAGGCGAACAACAATCTCGGCTACACCTTGGCGCAGACGGGGCATCCAGCGGAGGCGATCCCGTATTATCGGAAGGCGCTTGCGGCGAAGCCGGACCAGCCGGAGGTGCAGAATAATTTGGCGAATGCGTTGAGCGATGTGGGGCAGCTCGACGAGGCGGTGCGACTTTATGAAGCGGTGCTGGCGCGGCAGCCGGATCATGTGAACGCGCTTAACGGACTGGGCGTCACGCTCGCAATGCAGGGCCACTTGCCGGAAGCGGTGGCAAAGTTTGAGGCGGCGCTGCGAGTCGATCCGAACAGCGGCAGCGCGCACAGCAATCTCGGCAACGCCTTCGCCATCCTCGGGCGGCGCGACGAAGCGATCGCGAGTTATCAGCGCGCGCTGGCGGTGCGACCCGACGACGCGCCAACGCTCAACACTCTCGCCAACGTGCTGGAGGCAGCCGGACGATGGCCGGAGGCGGTGGCGACCTATCGTCGCGCGATTGCATTCGCGGCGGTGAACCCGACCGCGCACGCGAATCTGGGCCATGCGCTGGCGCAGCTCGGCCAGCGGGACGAGGCGATCGCGGAGCTGCGGATCGCGTTGCAACAAAAGCCGGACGACGCGCAGGCTCGGGCGTGGCTGGCGGAATTGGAGCGCGCGAAAAACTGA
- a CDS encoding carbon-nitrogen hydrolase family protein, whose product MSRPLTIAAVQLPTLPDSGPAPDRQTARFTSAEHWLEQAGQRGADLACLGETFNVVGLDLTRTTATPLVRDALAATLNRFAPIARRHNMAIIAPVLAVLDDVLRNAALVIDARGELAGQYCKVHCIENEKALGVVPGDTWPVFDVKGARIGVQICHDNSFPESARCLTLNGAEIIFWPHIMSGWGGEFMDVLLRAPAIHNGVHVVPVCYGCPPERAWRPGMLIGRSSVIGPDATILADAGRHPGIAFAQIDLDAPRVATCFTRDGDWVWRTDMSNDRRPDTYAALTAPNLRRPPIRAGDAGGTGAFKL is encoded by the coding sequence ATGAGTCGCCCGCTCACCATCGCCGCCGTTCAACTTCCCACGCTGCCCGATAGCGGCCCCGCGCCCGATCGCCAGACCGCACGTTTCACCTCCGCCGAACACTGGCTCGAACAAGCCGGACAGCGCGGCGCCGACCTCGCCTGCCTCGGTGAAACCTTCAACGTCGTCGGCCTCGATCTCACCCGCACCACCGCCACACCGCTTGTGCGCGATGCCCTCGCCGCCACGCTCAACCGCTTCGCGCCGATCGCCCGCCGCCACAACATGGCGATCATCGCCCCCGTGCTCGCCGTCCTCGACGATGTTCTCCGCAACGCCGCCCTCGTGATCGACGCACGCGGCGAGCTCGCCGGTCAGTATTGCAAGGTGCACTGCATCGAAAACGAAAAGGCACTCGGCGTCGTCCCCGGCGACACATGGCCGGTCTTCGACGTGAAGGGCGCGCGCATTGGCGTGCAAATCTGCCACGACAATTCGTTTCCCGAGAGCGCGCGCTGCCTCACCCTCAACGGCGCCGAAATTATTTTTTGGCCGCACATCATGAGCGGTTGGGGCGGCGAGTTCATGGATGTCCTTCTGCGCGCGCCCGCCATTCACAACGGCGTGCATGTCGTGCCGGTCTGCTATGGCTGCCCGCCCGAACGCGCCTGGCGCCCCGGCATGCTCATCGGCCGCAGCAGCGTCATCGGCCCCGATGCCACCATCCTCGCCGACGCCGGCCGCCATCCCGGGATCGCCTTCGCCCAGATCGATCTCGACGCGCCGCGCGTCGCAACCTGTTTCACGCGCGACGGCGACTGGGTCTGGCGCACCGACATGTCCAACGACCGTCGCCCCGACACTTACGCCGCCCTTACTGCACCGAATCTGCGCCGCCCTCCGATCCGCGCCGGCGACGCCGGTGGCACCGGAGCGTTCAAACTCTAG
- a CDS encoding helix-turn-helix transcriptional regulator: MLAWSPILIQKIEIDALGFVLRKLQLNRHRDTEVAPHAHSHAQLILYLTGEGWQLVRGRRHAARAGDLFSIPAGVPHGFVVRDQSRPVSLVLDYQLAGAARVRSTHRRLAPTTLDELNVLLARVPRKGRPTLSDYPAILAVVARLLEPPADQPAPAPVPLANRVRERLPAAASLAALARETGYHRDHLTRKLKRETGLGLRAHRDQLRLSAAQTALRETSSVADAATRAGFEDPNYFSRWFRRQTGRTPRAWRDEA, encoded by the coding sequence ATGCTCGCCTGGAGTCCCATCCTCATTCAGAAGATCGAAATCGACGCGCTCGGTTTCGTGCTGCGCAAGCTCCAGCTCAACCGGCACCGCGACACCGAGGTCGCCCCGCACGCCCACTCCCACGCGCAACTCATTCTGTATCTCACGGGCGAAGGCTGGCAGCTCGTCCGCGGTCGTCGCCACGCTGCGCGCGCCGGCGATTTGTTCAGCATTCCGGCGGGCGTGCCGCACGGCTTCGTCGTCCGCGATCAAAGCCGCCCCGTCAGCCTCGTCCTCGACTATCAACTCGCCGGTGCCGCCCGCGTGCGCTCGACCCATCGCCGGCTCGCCCCGACCACCCTCGACGAACTCAACGTCCTCCTCGCCCGCGTGCCCCGCAAAGGCCGGCCCACGCTCTCCGACTACCCCGCGATTCTCGCCGTCGTCGCCCGCCTCCTCGAACCGCCCGCGGATCAACCCGCTCCCGCGCCCGTTCCCCTCGCGAACCGCGTGCGCGAACGCCTCCCCGCCGCCGCATCGCTCGCGGCCCTCGCCCGCGAAACCGGTTACCACCGCGACCACCTCACGCGAAAGTTGAAACGCGAAACCGGCCTCGGCCTCCGGGCCCATCGCGACCAACTCCGCCTTTCCGCCGCGCAGACTGCCCTCCGCGAAACCTCCTCGGTCGCCGACGCCGCCACCCGCGCCGGCTTCGAAGACCCCAATTATTTCAGCCGCTGGTTTCGCCGCCAGACCGGTCGCACCCCGCGCGCCTGGCGCGACGAGGCGTGA
- a CDS encoding Gfo/Idh/MocA family protein, giving the protein MTTHKVGIIMNGVTGRMGTNQHLLRSIKAIIDQGGVKLSDAETIMPDPILVGRSETKLAALAARAGVKRYTTNLDAALADANNQIYFDATLTGQRPIGVRKAIAAKKHIYCEKPTATTSKEAVALYNEATAAGLKNGVVQDKLWLPGLVKLKWLIDTGFFGKILSVRGEFGYWVFTGEYEKLQRPSWNYRKEDDGGIIVDMLCHWQYVIQNLFGDIKSLTCLGATHVPTRWDEAAKPYKCTADDAAYATFELKNGVICHFNSSWAVRVDRDDLLTLQVDGTHGSAVAGLRDCKSQSLAATPRCVWNPDIDSPVKYKDGWVRVPDQGFYDNAFKIEWELFLRHVVKNEPFRWNLLEGAKGVQLAELGLESWAERRWLDVPALG; this is encoded by the coding sequence ATGACCACGCATAAAGTCGGCATCATCATGAACGGCGTCACCGGACGCATGGGCACGAACCAGCATTTGCTGCGTTCGATCAAAGCGATCATCGATCAGGGAGGCGTGAAGCTTTCCGATGCGGAAACCATCATGCCCGATCCGATTCTGGTGGGCCGCAGCGAGACGAAGCTGGCGGCGCTGGCGGCGCGGGCGGGGGTGAAGCGCTATACGACGAACCTCGATGCGGCGCTCGCGGACGCGAACAACCAGATCTATTTCGATGCGACGCTCACGGGACAGCGCCCGATCGGCGTGCGCAAGGCGATCGCGGCGAAGAAACACATCTACTGCGAGAAGCCGACGGCAACGACGTCGAAGGAAGCGGTGGCACTGTATAATGAGGCAACCGCGGCCGGATTGAAGAATGGCGTGGTGCAGGACAAGCTCTGGCTCCCGGGTTTGGTGAAGTTGAAGTGGCTGATCGACACCGGTTTCTTCGGGAAGATTCTCTCCGTGCGCGGCGAGTTCGGTTACTGGGTGTTCACCGGCGAATACGAGAAGTTGCAGCGCCCGTCGTGGAATTACCGCAAGGAGGACGACGGCGGCATCATCGTCGATATGCTCTGCCACTGGCAGTATGTGATTCAGAATTTGTTCGGCGACATCAAGAGCCTGACGTGTCTCGGCGCGACGCACGTGCCCACGCGTTGGGATGAGGCGGCGAAGCCTTACAAGTGCACCGCGGACGACGCGGCGTATGCGACCTTCGAGCTCAAGAACGGGGTGATCTGCCACTTCAATTCGTCGTGGGCGGTGCGCGTGGATCGCGACGATCTGCTGACGTTGCAAGTCGACGGCACGCACGGGTCGGCGGTGGCGGGGTTGCGCGATTGCAAATCGCAGTCGCTCGCGGCGACGCCGCGTTGCGTGTGGAATCCCGACATCGACAGCCCGGTGAAATACAAGGACGGCTGGGTGCGCGTGCCGGACCAAGGTTTTTACGACAACGCGTTCAAGATCGAGTGGGAGTTGTTTCTGCGGCACGTCGTGAAGAACGAGCCGTTCCGCTGGAATCTGCTCGAGGGCGCCAAGGGCGTGCAGCTCGCGGAACTCGGTCTGGAGTCGTGGGCGGAGCGGCGCTGGTTGGACGTGCCGGCGTTGGGCTGA
- a CDS encoding zinc metallopeptidase produces MTSILAFAFLPTPIIIVLLLLTMGFALYAQIRVSSAYDKNVKIPSRGRITGREAAEAVMAQAGITNVEITETRGHLTDHYDPTHRRLVLSSENYRGTSLAALGVAAHEAGHAIQHKVGYSMLKTRMALVPVTMFTSQFLPIIMFAGFFFGGFGRGGGLILDIGIMCYAVLTLFQLVTLPVEFDASRRAKVELVKLGIVDRDEMPGVNQTLNAAALTYVAAFLGALLHLLYLLSLRRND; encoded by the coding sequence ATGACCTCGATCCTCGCCTTCGCATTTCTGCCGACGCCGATCATCATCGTGTTGCTGCTGTTGACCATGGGTTTCGCGCTCTATGCGCAAATCCGGGTTTCGAGCGCCTACGACAAGAACGTCAAGATTCCGTCACGCGGCCGCATCACGGGACGCGAGGCCGCGGAAGCGGTGATGGCGCAGGCGGGAATCACTAACGTGGAAATCACGGAGACCCGTGGGCATCTGACGGATCACTACGATCCGACGCATCGCCGCCTGGTGCTCTCGAGTGAAAACTACCGGGGCACGAGCCTGGCGGCGTTGGGCGTGGCCGCGCACGAGGCGGGCCACGCGATCCAGCACAAGGTGGGCTACTCGATGTTGAAGACGCGCATGGCGTTGGTGCCGGTGACGATGTTCACGTCGCAATTCCTGCCGATCATCATGTTCGCCGGTTTCTTTTTTGGCGGATTTGGACGCGGCGGCGGCCTGATTCTCGACATCGGCATCATGTGTTATGCGGTGTTGACGCTGTTCCAACTGGTGACGTTGCCGGTGGAGTTTGACGCGAGCCGCCGGGCGAAGGTGGAGTTGGTGAAGCTGGGGATCGTCGATCGCGATGAGATGCCCGGAGTGAATCAGACCTTGAATGCCGCCGCGTTGACGTATGTGGCGGCGTTTCTGGGCGCGCTGCTGCATCTGCTGTATCTGCTCTCGTTGCGGCGCAACGATTGA